The Phlebotomus papatasi isolate M1 chromosome 3, Ppap_2.1, whole genome shotgun sequence genomic sequence TTTTCAtaagttttcttaaaatttttcagaaaaaaaaacatgtggttctataaattttacatatttttgatttaaacatTCTAGTCTCTCCAGTCTCCagtgttgaaattttaatttttaatcgtcTCCACTTAATGGTGATctaaaatatctttaatataatatttatttattactctTTCGTCATaccaaatattgaaaaataaataattaaacatgattttttaattaaataaaaaaaattaaaaaaatcattttatttattctattttacaGTGGAAATTCTAAATTTCGACCAACAACAACGTTTAGAGCACATTATTTATCTTTGTTTTACCATCGTTAGTGGAAATGAgaaattatgttgaaaaatgtGTTCCAATCCTTTTCAAAATTGTTAttcaaattgataaaatattagTCATGTTTGTATCAAGGCTTCTTTGTtcttaaatcaaaaattggtaaaaccaaaatgaagacaaattttgattatttattatgcgatttatttggttttatttaaccaattttagcAATTTTAGGCATTTGAGAAGTAGAGAGAAATTATTGGGAAGTTCTACTATCTCTACCTAAAACACTTCAAGTTCGTCATGCTACACAAGCGATTACGCAAAAATCTCAGAAAATCCATATAACCTCTAATTTCTTGTTTTATAATGGCTCCGATCGgacacaacttttagatcaggaaaatttcatgaaatcgatattcacgtccctttctttACAAAGCGTTTTCCGTATTTATATCTcctttttttcggattttttttcttcttttgaatgtcataataaattcaatttagttcaattccaTTTTGAATGTCAAATACGATATGTAAGTTTGAGAAACAACGagatttgaaatttgatttcatgaaattttcctaatctaaaaggtgtgccgaaggtaattaatcaatttagatgatttctCTGTTATAATAATTCAGTAAATATCGAGAGCTAAAACTAAgcatttttaatcttctttttgCTAATTGCTAGGAACATTTTGAAGAGTTAAGGcctttacacattgggagaaaatttcgcaaaatttcgtaaaaaaaatgctCTTTTGAAGGATATTGCTTCCAatgctgtaggtggaaacgtcaaaattctgtcaaaaataaaacttttgagaaaaattactcccaatgtgtagaagacTCAATAgaacaaccgatttgaatcagTTTATAATTCACTCAAAAAATAGGAATAAAacgcattttaattcaattttgattacttGTCTTAAcaaagtattaggtgagattctcaacaatctcacctactatttcttttacatgttaattttttttaattagtttttctaatggcctctacacattgggagcaatttttgtcaaaaattgcttttttgaaggaaatttcctgcagcgttgtagggggaaacgtcaaatttctgtcaaaaacgcaatttttgacgaaaattgctctcaatggtAGACGCCTTAAGGGTGAATATTTGTCTTCCTGGTTTAAAGAAGAGGAAGAGGAATATGAAAACTAACTTGAATTTTCCTTTGAATCGTTTAAAAATTCCTTTCAAGCTTGCAAGCTTTCTTtccttaaaattctttaaatttttttttaaatatttttttaaatatttctttttaaaatatttctgaatgTTGGGATTTTCTTGGTAGAAATTCTAATAAACATAAGTTCTTTTGTATGAAAAAAACCTAATTTAAACTGAATTTTGATGTAACTTTGCGGTTTTAGTAATCTAAAAACTTGCATAGACATTAAGAAGAATTTCTCTTGATCTCGGAAAGATCGTTCCACAATTGAATAGAAATGCCTGTAAAGGTTTCAAAGGTTTTTATGtaagtaaaatttatttcagaaattttcatcaaaaaaattaatattgcaaCTGCACCGATTTTATGATTGTAGGGTTTTTGGGGCCAAAGGTGTCGAAAGTTTGAGAGATACCCTAAAAGGTTTTCCAAGGTAATATTGCagctttgaaaaaatttaatcagAACCTTCTCCAGAGTccttctaaaaaaaacattttgaaatttttaatattgcgTTTTAATCCAAATTGAATGACTTTGGACTTTCTTTTAAATGCTTTTAAGATTGCACTTCAGGTCAGCTAAATCTTAGTAATTTTCgaactctttaaactattttattagtgccccgtcaaataatttcgtcagatatctttaagttttctgcagaaaatatctacacctctgccgaaaatctgccgagaaatctgtagatattcctacaaattttatttgggcttgggacaaaattcgtcagaaatttttccagattttctgacgaatcctggtgcatactctgacgaatttctgaagatattttgccgatttttttctacattccagactttccagacatctgtgtcagaaaagatatttttcactgaagtttgcaaaaatcaatagagtgattcttggtgatttcacagtgAATTCACGGTGATTTCaatttaagatcgggctactttttaattcgggcagcggttacatttgaaaacagtttgttgacatttttcaagtttgattatgattatcaaatgaatcaaatatgctcaaatttggcatggtttgttttagttttgatgtgattttgcattattgagggattttcatgcaatttacgttataagTATATGAGTATgcaaactcaatatctatatgcacatgaataaaaaatcgttgcatttcaaaaagtttgtcccCGAATTTCTGTGTAactcggctgacatttcggtcccatatgcccgaatttgagagaatctaccgagtctactgtatcttctttgaaacttctacagtttcttgataaatcaacaatatttttgttgagaaagtggagactatgcagattttctatgcagaaattctgccgagaatctgcagattttcggaagaatttctgcagaaaatctatagattttcaggcagaaattctgccaaaaatctacagataccgttacaattcaaaaaacctccgagtaaaatcggcaggtagagcaatgatttgacggggcaTTATTTATTGAATTGTGTGAGGCAACGACCCCTCCCTCTTCCTTATGCCTGGTTCTAAATCacctataattatttattttatgtaacAAAACTTATGGTtagttttttgttcttttatactGTAAATTTTGTAATCTTACAAATTATCTTTATTAATGATTTATACAAAGTAtttttcggtattttttttttttagaatttttcatttttatttgtcgtAAAATCTCTCAATTAGTCTTGCGAGGGAAAAATGCGCGGGAAATAGGAGATCACTAAACTTTGATTCACGTGTTTCTTGTGCATCGTGCATATGCTCGATGGGAACCTAGAATGAAAGCCGAAAAcgtcaaacataacctcaaacaaaATTTGTTTATCTCGCTCGTGAAGAACTTTTTAATTTATCTGGCTTCTTCAGCGTCCAGGAATAAGATGACTGACGGTGAAAGTGACCACTTGACCCTCGCCACCGGCGGATACGATCACACAATAAAATTATGGCAAGCACACACAGGAATTTGCATAAGAACGATGCAGCATTCGGATACAGTAAGTTTTTTTTCCGGGAACATTTCGTGAGCTTCTGGTAACTCCTGCGTCCTCTTTTCTGCAGCAAGTGAGTGCCCTAGAGATCACACCCGGACGTACAATGCTGGCAGCTTGTGGGTATCAGCACATACGCCTCTACGACATGATTTCCAACAATCCCATCGTTAACTTTGACGGAGTCTCCAAGAACATCTCCAGCGTTGGCTTCGAGGTAAATATTCCGTCATGAGTTCCCTtccgaaagatttttttttaatctatttttttcaCCAGGAAACCGGCAAGTGGATGTTCACTGGTGGAGAGGATCACCACGTGAGAATCTGGGACATGACATCAAACAATCCTGCCTGCAAGAGAATGTTCGACTGTATGTCCCCTATAAATTCCGTCTGTCTGCATCCGAATCAGGTGGAGATGGCTATAGGCGCTCAGAATGGTGGCGTCTATCTCTGGGATGTGAAATCTGATGCTCATGAGCAGCTCATTCCGGAGGTGGACGCTTCCGTTCAGTCCATTGCAATAAGTCCCAATGGGGCTCTAATGGCAGCTGTCAACAACAAGGGAAAGTGCTACATCTGGAGCCTGAATACCACGTCCAGCAGCAAATTGAGTGTCCTGCAGCCAAAACACAAACTAGATGCACACAAAAAGTACGCCCTAAAGTGCAAATTCAGCCCGGATTCCAGGTGAGATTGCTTTCCTATTTTCcagaaattacaaaaatccccaaaaataagaaaagattTTTCACATGGTTGCTTAAGATTCcatgaaaaaatttattataattttttgtacactgagataaatccgaaaataacattccggaaatgttaattttaccctgcaaaattcatccgaaatcggtgtaaatattaccctttttaggtgtattaggggttaaagttaccctttttcatgttgattttacccttgaaaaggtgtaaaattaacattaaaaaatgttgatatatttttacacctaaaaagtgttaaagttatgaggaaaaaaagttaatcgcaccctcttttttttctcagtgtatcagGAAGGTAATTTTGAGTTGTCTAAGTAAGCCCCGCCCAAAGGGATTTCAGGCCCTGCCCCTCAAAactattttcacctaattttgctatttttaaatttatttttaacgtAAAATCGATATtctttatgagaaaaaatcacaatttacatttcgaaattttttattgcttccGACCGTTacaaaataggccacgccttctGAAAGTCTTAAAGCGGAAAACCCAAAATTTGACAACAGAAACTATTACCGCTAATTAACCCGCTATCtcattttttagaacaaaatgaCTGCCATTGTACATTttttaggggaattctgtaacagtatgacaaattttaaaatatttatatggtaaattcgaaaaacataatcaaaaatcagattcttgtcagttactaagagctttATAGAGCTTCTTCCAGAATTCATTTAGTGCTAACTGGGCTTTATGCCTTGCTCCCAAATTTATTACgaaattttgtcatatgacattgtcatatcgttacagaattcccttactgaaatccatattaaaatttagaaaatcatcttaataatattaatttagtaaatatttctttatatgAGCCTTCATTACTGACCGAAGTCCTTTGAGATCTTTGAGAttaggtgtgcaaaaaccgtttgaaaccgaattaacgtcaaaataagtttgttctggtagcgttttgaccattgacgtacatttAGTGCTAACTGGGCTTTATGCCTTGCTCCCAAATTTATTACgaaattttgtcatatgacattgtcatatcgttacagaattcccttactgaaatccatattaaaatttagaaaatcatcttaataatattaatttagtaaatatttctttatatgAGCCTTCATTACTGACCGAAGTCCTTTGAGATCTTTGAGAttaggtgtgcaaaaaccgtttgaaaccgaattaacgtcaaaataagtttgttctggtagcgttttgaccattgacgtacatgtttcatttgacatttattcggtttcaacggttcttgcacgcctctctGGCAGTAAAGTGTCAAATATCTTTAACCAATAAAATGGAACAAACTTGAAAATTTGCAGAAAGGGAAATGTCAAACTTAATTAGGCTCACTTGACCGTGAAGGATTTTTAAATCCTCaaatattcgaaatatttcAAACTTTTAAGGGGAATTTGCAATATatgtttgaaaaatcattagcTTCTTGCAATCTTGAATTTAGAACAGGAGTGGACTGATAACtcttcgacactatcgaatcgatagtgtcgataaatctatatctcgtAGATTAACTGAATGTCgatttttacgcattgttgggccaCCCAGGATCCCGAAAAACCCAGGATCCCGAAagtcccgggatcccgaaaattccgagatcccgaaaatcccgagACCCCGAAAATCCCGAGACCCCGAAAATCccaagatcccgaaaatcccgggaccccgaaaatcccgggaccccaaaaaatcccgagatcccgaaaatcccgggacCCCGTATATTCCGGGAccccgaaaatcccgggatcgatagtatcgaaaataagttatcatgtcaccccaggattttttttattttgtcaattctttactaaagggacagataatcctaaccggcttatgtaggtgagattcttaatgtgagctaactcggaatgcatgcaaattcgatttagagctgaagttgggggactccgctcagttattttgaatcaaattcgtgaaattatacaaattttgtatttaaacaaaaatatcaaagatttggatgaactggcagaaaagtgatatatgggtgaaatgtagaccagaatgttctctataatttcgccgtagaacttgatctcatcgattaatcagaagccgaggtAATCgacgttgtttgtttctgaactcgctttttcgaccagagcgctccaagtgttcatttgatgaacttcaactatatcaaagaattgttgtattttgtgagactttccatttaaaaccctattttaactGTCTAGTTCGAGTAGAAGcaatcaaattggcatctgagtggtttcaaagcgtaattatgggaaaaatcaatttttttacatttaaacggcaaaatcgtagtgatagcgtagtctgagcggaaaatgatgtatggacgaaatgtagagacaaatgtcctctacaattatgtcgaagtaatcatcaaaatcggttcagcgacagtcgagataattgaggttatgtgatattgaaattggtttttcgactgtggcgcccctggtgttggtcccacgaagttcaaatgttttagaaagttgtagcatttggtaagatctttcgtttaagccctcattcatcaaaatcggtcaaatagaaccagagatatgattttttgaatttcgtgaactttgacccctcatatctccggttctgttttaaccacagcgcacatacgcaccattttggaaacgtcttagactggactacaacatactaaaatttcattaacttgcacaatgccgtttttgagaaaaattactttgaatttcgatgaattttgaccaaaatttagatcaaaatgttaattagaaccggagatagaggccggtcaatattcgaactttgatcccttatagctcgggtcaggggttatggatcgacttaagtatatttttgtttgataggtataatcagcggctataacatactaaaatttcagcctgatgcacaatggaatttttgagttatttaacttagaaaattgaaaaatcttctttttaaaaatagcgcccctagaggtagttttatgaacttgcgatgttagaagaggaagtggcatttcacgagagccttccaaaatgccctcactttttaaattctgacaattagaaccggagttatggcctctaaggcccagctataacataccaaaatttgagcccggtcgatgccataggggcggagccattgagaaaataaaaaaaaggggtattcaaaatggcaccAATATATccaattgcaatttttatccgatatataacctttgccaaaaaccgcaagtcgatatctttcttagtttaggagctattaagctccaaagagcggccggacggacggacgggaacagtttttagccatccatatattcgtgatcagaaagtggcgaaacacattttggcagtTTGAGACTGAtcggacatgaaattttggtaggattataaaggtgagattgttaagaatttcacctaataGTAGATTTTCATTTAAgcttggaaattttctgttataAGATTATCTTGTTTGAGGTTAAATCATACATAACCCCAAAAATTATAGATTCTAAAATAACCTATTTTCCAAATGAGATACATAATAAGCTCTGATCCGAAATTTTAAAGCTAGCGCCTTCAGTCAATGTTTGCCAATTACTAAAactgattaaatatttttccaccAGAGCTacgaataaattaatattaaaaaaaaactttttattgtttaaatggaacttttTATTGcgaaagtataatatttaagaCAGCAAAACATAAgcatattcaaattttctttaaattcataatgatatagaataatttaaaatttttaaatgaattaagtAAATTGAAAATACTTCCGTAGGTTTTATCTAAAGCAAGATTGAAGCtgagattaagaaaaaaaaaataaaataaagatgcaattttgaactaaaatttcagccttcTGCTGACGACTTCTGCCGACTCCACGGCTAAACTTTGGAATACCAGCGACTTTACGCTCTACCGTGAATTACGGATCGACACGAAGCGCTGGATCTGGGATGCTGCCTTTAGTGCTGATTCTCAGTACCTCTTCACAGCCTCGTCGGACGGAATTGCGAGGCTGTGGAATATTAGTACGCGAGAAATTGACCGGGAGTACATTGGACATCAGCGTGCCATCACAGCTTTAGCGTTCCGGGACGAAGTGGTCCAGTAGCTGGATCCCATGCAGGAAACTTATCATTTATGTGATTTTATGATACAAAGTGAgacgcttttttttttacatacttCATCTCGATGTTCTTTTAAGTCACACCATGAGAAACTCAAAAGAGAGACACAATAAAAATACCTTAGAAGTGAATTGGTTTTCTATTTTAGTCCAACAGATGAGATAGGTGATCCACTTTAATTGACTGGTTGAAGTCCGGACCAGAGGATTCTTTGTATTTAACAGTGCAGAGGAGGCTGAGGTCTTCCCGGGAGGGATTTTCAATGAGAATCACCTGAGTGATGTCCTCAACAGCCGATCGGAATGGTTTGACGCCTGCCAGGGATGTTCCAGAGGGTTCTAGAAGCTTCAGACGAGCGACGGATGGGGGCGTTGTGGAAATACCCACTTCCAGATGAATATTGCTGATGGTTTCTGTTGATTGGTTGGAAATTGTAGCCACAATCACCGCGACATTTGGCTTTGGATGCGTCCGAGTGAAATTGAGCAGCACCTTCAGGCCTTTTGTTTGGTCCAGAACCATCCGTGGAGCTTTCTTTTCGTCCGGTAGCAATTTTTCAATGTCTACTGTGATTTGTTCGAGAATGTCCGGAAGTTTCTCGGGGATTTTAGCTGGCGAGCTCGAAGGTTTCAACATTTCATTTACAAGACTATCAATGTCAATGGTTTTCCTTTCCGGAAACATTCCGGAAGGTTTCTGTTCGGTTTTCTTGTGATCCTGGCTTGAGGGTTTTATGGGAGAGTCCGGGAGTAGCAAAAGATCTTCTGACTTATCCATCGCAGGCGAAGGCTTGAGAATATTGTTACTGTCCAGAACTGGTGGATTTTCCAGGGCCGAATCTGTCTGAATTGCACTGAAAATGTCGTTAAGTTCGTTCATTTCGTATCCTTTTGACGAAGTCTCCTCGACTTTGGCCGCTTCGGCTCCCAGCATTGGAATCTCAATCAGTGAGTCCAAATTGGAAGCTGCAGCAGTTGTTTGATCCCGAACAAGTCCTTCAGGAGCCTTTTTCAGCACCAAAGTATTGAATTTCTCCACAACTTGGTGCAGCCGGTCATTGGTATCCAGAGCATCACACATAACCTTCTCAGATTGATTCTGTTCCTGAGCCAGAAGCATTATTGTCGGCTGGACTTCCTTGCAGTTCTCAAAGAGCTCATTGATCAACGCCCAATCGTCCATGGAGGTATCGTCACAATTGAATTGATCAATCATGTCATTCAGCAACTCTACATTGGCCTTCCCCCTGGCCAATTCTTTCACCCTCCGCAGTTTCTTCTCTTCCTCCTTCACCATATTCACCATCATCAGTTGTGCTGCCTGGATATCCGCAGGATTCTTGCTGCACAGCAATTGCTGGAACTTTACCGTATTAGGATCCTCCGGAGGCTTATTCGCTTTCGGCGGAGGTTTTGCTGGTGCTACATTTGGCTTGATACCCTGCATAGGTTCATGCTTAATGCCCTGCTTCAGCAGCATATCATAGGACTCCTGAATCTTTGTCTCCGACGGCCAATCCACCGTCCACAGCAACATCAGATCCAGAATCTTATCCTTAATCTCCTTATCAGTAAAATCTCCATTGTATTTCCTCGAGACGAGCTTTATCAACTCATTGAGGAACCTAAAAGTTCCCACTTTGGCTCGGAAATCCTCTCCACACCTTGCCATGGATTCCTCCAACAATTCCAAGGCATAGAGCGATTCCTTCTTGTTTGATGACTGTATCCTCTCAGCCAGAAGCTTTGTGGCCAGAGTGCAGAGGGATGGGTCACTCCTGATGGCATAACAGAAGGCATCCATCGCAGAAATCTCCAATTCCGAAGATGATGGATTTGTTGCACGATCTTAAcggataaattaataaatttcaaggCATCCCGGTGTGTTATTTTATGCCAAGAACACTCACCAATCAGCTGCTCAAGTCTTTCTTTAGCTGCATTGTCCATTGTGGTGGAAAATATCTGGAAATTTCTTTTCCGCAAAACACCTCTTGATATTTTACATAGAAATATAGACTACACAGAATTTCTGtgcaaaaattacaataaattgaATAGGACGTTTGTACACTGTAAATCAGCCTATTCGGCTATTCGGCGCCTACACGGTGATATCTTTCGAAACGTGCGTCAATGTATAGaagaatttttaagtttaaaaattatttttctttatttcaagaaaaaaacctcaaaaaaatcattatttttttaaattttattaagaatacagtagactctctcaaattcgggcatatgggaccgaaatgtcagccgaattagacagaaattcgggcgacaaagtttttgaaatgcaacgattttttattcatgtgcatatagatattgagtttacacactcatatataacgtaaattgcatgaaaatccctcaataatgcaaaatcacatcaaaactaagacaaaccatgccaaatttgagcatatttgataatcataatcaaacttgaaaaatgacaacaaacttttttcaaatgtaaccgctgcccgaattaaaaggtaccccgatcttaaaagagccgaattagcgagagtctactgtactatttatttattctgcTGGATTATGAACTGAGGGCCAATTTtggaaactctcactcgcacctctgtgagctctttagtggccgagagaaattgactagCACAGTCAGTACatgtgcaataattattgttaatttacaattatttgtaaggtggaagctaactcgcgacttaagccaatttaggcgattctagtgaataatttttgttttcatacgTGAAtggtgaagtaaatttaaaagtagtttcattttcaaaggactacTACACTCAAAAAAATTTGTGAGAGAATTCGCTTACATTTGGGATGCGCCAGAAGGACTTCCACTTGGTATGGTAAATTTATATACAAATCGTAAACGCTTTTAGCACCATTTAGTAGATTCAAGTACCATcgttttgttaataaatttgaacttttgtatcaaaatgtatgcaaaaatatgaaattatatTAGAGATTTTTATGTCATTTTGTTAATGATTTTGTACTCAAAGGGAACCCAATTTTAGCATTA encodes the following:
- the LOC129807085 gene encoding protein LST8 homolog — protein: MTDGESDHLTLATGGYDHTIKLWQAHTGICIRTMQHSDTQVSALEITPGRTMLAACGYQHIRLYDMISNNPIVNFDGVSKNISSVGFEETGKWMFTGGEDHHVRIWDMTSNNPACKRMFDCMSPINSVCLHPNQVEMAIGAQNGGVYLWDVKSDAHEQLIPEVDASVQSIAISPNGALMAAVNNKGKCYIWSLNTTSSSKLSVLQPKHKLDAHKKYALKCKFSPDSSLLLTTSADSTAKLWNTSDFTLYRELRIDTKRWIWDAAFSADSQYLFTASSDGIARLWNISTREIDREYIGHQRAITALAFRDEVVQ
- the LOC129807054 gene encoding ADP-ribosylation factor-binding protein GGA1 — encoded protein: MDNAAKERLEQLIDRATNPSSSELEISAMDAFCYAIRSDPSLCTLATKLLAERIQSSNKKESLYALELLEESMARCGEDFRAKVGTFRFLNELIKLVSRKYNGDFTDKEIKDKILDLMLLWTVDWPSETKIQESYDMLLKQGIKHEPMQGIKPNVAPAKPPPKANKPPEDPNTVKFQQLLCSKNPADIQAAQLMMVNMVKEEEKKLRRVKELARGKANVELLNDMIDQFNCDDTSMDDWALINELFENCKEVQPTIMLLAQEQNQSEKVMCDALDTNDRLHQVVEKFNTLVLKKAPEGLVRDQTTAAASNLDSLIEIPMLGAEAAKVEETSSKGYEMNELNDIFSAIQTDSALENPPVLDSNNILKPSPAMDKSEDLLLLPDSPIKPSSQDHKKTEQKPSGMFPERKTIDIDSLVNEMLKPSSSPAKIPEKLPDILEQITVDIEKLLPDEKKAPRMVLDQTKGLKVLLNFTRTHPKPNVAVIVATISNQSTETISNIHLEVGISTTPPSVARLKLLEPSGTSLAGVKPFRSAVEDITQVILIENPSREDLSLLCTVKYKESSGPDFNQSIKVDHLSHLLD